Proteins from one Mycolicibacter virginiensis genomic window:
- the typA gene encoding translational GTPase TypA: MNFRNVAIVAHVDHGKTTLVDAMLRQSGALQERGEAQERVMDSGDLEREKGITILAKNTAVHRHHPDGTVTVINVIDTPGHADFGGEVERGLSMVDGVVLLVDASEGPLPQTRFVLRKALAAHLPVILVVNKTDRPDARIAEVVDASHDLLLDVASDLDDEAQAAAEHALGLPTLYASGRAGVASTTAPADGQIPDGDNLDPLFDVLLEHVPPPSGDPEAPLQALVTNLDASPFLGRLALIRVYNGRIRKGQQVAWMREVDGEPVTTTVKITELLVTEGVERNPTEEAGAGDIVAVAGISDIMIGDTLADLASPVALPRITVDEPAISVTIGTNSSPLAGKVSGHKLTARMVKSRLDTELIGNVSVRVVDIGRPDAWEVQGRGELALAILVEQMRREGFELTVGKPQVVTKKIDGKVHEPFEHLTVDCPEEYVGAITQLAAGRKGRMTEMANHTTGWVRMEFIIPSRGLIGWRTDFLTETRGTGIANAVFEGYQPWAGEIRARHTGSLVSDRAGSITPFALIQLADRGQFFVEPGQDTYQGMVVGINPRAEDLDINVTKEKKLTNMRSSTADVMETLARPIELDLEQAMEFCAADECVEVTPEVVRVRKVELDSTLRARSRSRAKNL, encoded by the coding sequence GTGAACTTTCGTAACGTCGCCATCGTCGCGCACGTAGACCACGGCAAGACGACTCTGGTCGACGCCATGCTCCGCCAGTCGGGCGCCCTGCAGGAACGCGGTGAGGCGCAAGAGCGCGTCATGGACTCCGGGGATCTGGAGCGGGAAAAGGGCATCACGATCCTGGCCAAGAACACGGCCGTGCATCGCCACCACCCCGATGGAACCGTCACCGTCATCAACGTGATCGACACGCCGGGCCACGCTGACTTCGGCGGCGAGGTGGAGCGCGGGCTGTCCATGGTCGACGGCGTGGTCCTGCTGGTCGACGCGTCCGAGGGGCCGCTGCCGCAGACCCGATTCGTGCTGCGCAAGGCGCTGGCCGCGCACCTGCCGGTGATCCTGGTCGTCAACAAGACCGACCGACCCGACGCCCGCATCGCCGAGGTGGTCGACGCCAGCCACGACCTGCTGCTCGACGTGGCCAGCGACCTCGACGACGAGGCACAGGCCGCCGCGGAACATGCCCTGGGATTGCCCACGCTGTACGCGTCGGGCCGGGCCGGGGTGGCCAGCACCACCGCGCCCGCCGACGGTCAGATTCCGGATGGCGACAACCTCGACCCACTGTTCGACGTGCTGCTCGAGCACGTCCCGCCGCCGTCGGGCGACCCGGAGGCGCCGCTGCAGGCGTTGGTCACCAACCTCGATGCCTCGCCATTCCTGGGCCGGCTCGCCCTGATCCGGGTCTACAACGGCCGCATCCGCAAGGGCCAGCAGGTCGCCTGGATGCGTGAGGTCGACGGCGAACCGGTGACCACCACCGTGAAGATCACCGAGCTGCTGGTCACCGAGGGAGTCGAACGCAACCCGACCGAAGAGGCCGGAGCCGGGGACATCGTCGCCGTCGCCGGTATCAGCGACATCATGATCGGTGACACCCTGGCTGATCTGGCCTCTCCGGTCGCGCTACCGCGCATCACCGTCGACGAACCGGCGATCTCGGTGACGATCGGCACCAACTCCTCGCCGCTGGCGGGCAAGGTCTCCGGCCACAAGTTGACCGCGCGGATGGTCAAGTCGCGTCTGGACACCGAGCTGATCGGCAACGTGTCGGTCCGGGTGGTCGATATCGGTCGCCCCGACGCCTGGGAGGTGCAGGGCCGAGGCGAGCTGGCGCTGGCCATCCTCGTCGAGCAGATGCGCCGAGAGGGCTTCGAGCTGACCGTCGGCAAGCCGCAGGTGGTGACCAAGAAGATCGACGGCAAGGTGCACGAGCCGTTCGAGCACCTGACCGTCGACTGCCCCGAGGAGTACGTCGGCGCCATCACCCAGCTGGCCGCAGGCCGCAAAGGCCGGATGACCGAGATGGCTAACCACACCACCGGATGGGTGCGGATGGAGTTCATCATCCCCAGCCGCGGCCTGATCGGTTGGCGCACCGACTTTCTCACTGAGACTCGCGGCACCGGTATCGCCAATGCGGTGTTCGAGGGCTACCAGCCGTGGGCCGGCGAGATCCGCGCCCGGCACACCGGGTCATTGGTGTCTGACCGGGCCGGGTCCATCACCCCGTTCGCGCTGATCCAGTTGGCCGACCGGGGGCAGTTCTTCGTCGAGCCGGGCCAGGACACCTACCAAGGCATGGTGGTGGGGATCAATCCTCGGGCCGAGGACCTCGACATCAATGTCACCAAGGAGAAGAAGCTCACCAACATGCGGTCGTCGACGGCCGACGTGATGGAGACACTGGCCCGACCGATCGAGCTTGATCTGGAGCAGGCGATGGAATTCTGCGCGGCCGACGAGTGCGTCGAGGTCACCCCCGAAGTGGTCCGGGTCCGCAAGGTCGAACTGGACTCCACGCTGCGGGCGCGCAGCCGCTCCCGGGCCAAGAACCTCTAG
- a CDS encoding ABC transporter family substrate-binding protein: protein MAVPRPARRAHVTAGALVSATLLVLTQAISGCTVNPPPAPQSTETPKSTAPPPPRISQIIMGIDSIGAGFNPHLRSDLSAVTAAISALVLPSAFRPVPDSSTPTGSRWEMDPTLLVSATVTSEAPFTVTYRIRPEASWTDNAPIAADDFWYLWQQMVTQPGVVDPAGYDLITGVHSVEGGKQVVVTFAKPYPAWRELFNNIVPAHIVKDVPGGFPAGLARALPVTGGQFRVENIDPQRDAILLARNDRYWGPPAKPDLVLFRRAGSAAALADSIRNGDTQVAQVHGGSAAFAQLSVIPGVQTTRVVTPRIMQLALRAAEPKLADVRVRRAILGLLDVGLLATVGAGSDNTVTLDQAQIRTPSDPGYVPTAPPAMSESAALALLQAAGYRVEKDAPPSALVPPVGSATGVPHPPEITRGRISKGGEQLSLVIGVAANDPTSQAVANTAADQLRNVGIAATVLALDPVKLYREALVTHQVDAIVGWQQAGGDLATLLASRYGCGALAPTTVPTSVSPVPGTSATPASQSPAPAPAPATTTSKVPPRSAAPGALIQAPSNITGVCDHAIQAEIDAAIDGSKSIGEVIAAVEPRLWNMATVLPILQDTTIVAVGPSVTNVSLTGAVPVGIVGEAGNWVKLP from the coding sequence GTGGCCGTGCCGAGACCAGCCCGCCGCGCCCATGTCACGGCGGGGGCACTGGTTTCGGCAACGCTGCTGGTACTGACGCAGGCCATCTCGGGGTGCACGGTGAACCCGCCGCCGGCACCGCAGAGCACCGAGACGCCGAAGAGCACAGCGCCGCCGCCTCCGCGAATCAGCCAGATCATCATGGGCATCGATTCCATCGGGGCCGGCTTCAATCCCCACCTGCGTTCGGACCTGTCGGCAGTAACCGCGGCGATCAGCGCGCTGGTCCTGCCCAGCGCATTTCGGCCTGTCCCGGACTCCAGTACGCCTACCGGCTCGCGGTGGGAGATGGATCCGACGCTGTTGGTATCGGCCACCGTGACGTCCGAGGCGCCGTTCACGGTGACCTACCGGATTCGGCCCGAGGCGTCCTGGACCGACAACGCGCCGATCGCCGCCGACGACTTTTGGTACCTGTGGCAGCAGATGGTCACCCAGCCCGGTGTCGTCGATCCGGCGGGCTATGACCTGATCACCGGTGTGCATTCCGTCGAAGGCGGCAAGCAGGTCGTGGTCACCTTCGCCAAGCCGTACCCGGCGTGGCGGGAACTGTTCAACAACATCGTTCCGGCGCACATCGTCAAGGACGTGCCGGGCGGTTTCCCAGCCGGCCTGGCTCGGGCCCTGCCGGTCACGGGTGGTCAGTTCCGGGTGGAGAACATCGACCCGCAGCGCGACGCGATCCTGCTTGCCCGCAACGACCGCTACTGGGGCCCGCCGGCCAAGCCGGACCTGGTCTTGTTCCGCCGCGCCGGGTCAGCGGCAGCGCTGGCCGACTCGATCCGCAACGGGGACACCCAGGTGGCTCAGGTGCACGGCGGCTCGGCGGCGTTCGCGCAGCTGTCGGTGATCCCCGGGGTACAGACCACCCGGGTGGTCACGCCCCGAATCATGCAGCTCGCGCTGCGGGCAGCGGAACCCAAGTTGGCCGATGTGCGGGTTCGCCGGGCCATTCTCGGTCTGCTCGATGTGGGCCTGCTGGCCACGGTGGGCGCCGGCAGCGACAACACCGTCACCTTGGACCAGGCCCAGATCCGTACTCCCAGTGACCCCGGTTATGTGCCCACCGCACCGCCGGCGATGTCCGAATCGGCTGCGCTGGCACTGTTGCAGGCGGCCGGCTACCGAGTCGAGAAGGATGCGCCGCCGTCCGCGCTGGTTCCCCCCGTCGGCTCCGCCACCGGTGTGCCGCACCCGCCGGAGATCACCCGCGGGCGGATCAGCAAGGGCGGGGAACAGCTGTCTCTGGTCATCGGGGTGGCGGCCAACGATCCGACCTCGCAGGCCGTGGCCAATACCGCTGCCGACCAATTGCGCAACGTCGGTATTGCGGCCACAGTCCTCGCGCTGGACCCGGTGAAGCTCTACCGGGAAGCGCTGGTCACCCACCAGGTCGATGCGATCGTCGGTTGGCAGCAGGCCGGCGGTGACCTGGCGACGCTGCTGGCCTCGCGCTACGGCTGCGGTGCCTTGGCTCCCACGACCGTGCCCACCTCGGTCAGCCCGGTGCCGGGGACGTCGGCGACTCCGGCCTCGCAGTCCCCAGCGCCCGCGCCGGCGCCGGCCACGACCACCTCGAAGGTTCCGCCTCGCTCCGCCGCGCCCGGGGCGTTGATTCAGGCTCCATCGAACATCACCGGAGTCTGCGACCATGCCATCCAGGCCGAGATCGATGCGGCTATCGATGGCAGCAAGTCCATCGGCGAAGTGATCGCCGCTGTCGAACCCCGGCTGTGGAACATGGCGACGGTGCTGCCGATCCTGCAGGACACCACGATCGTGGCGGTCGGACCCAGCGTGACCAACGTCAGCCTGACCGGGGCGGTCCCGGTGGGCATCGTCGGCGAGGCCGGAAACTGGGTCAAGCTGCCCTAG
- the mshB gene encoding N-acetyl-1-D-myo-inositol-2-amino-2-deoxy-alpha-D-glucopyranoside deacetylase encodes MHAHPDDETLTTGATIAHYAARGADVRVVTCTLGEEGEVIGDRWARLAVDGADQLGGYRIGELTAALQALGVGPPQFLGGAGRWRDSGMTGTPARAQQRFIDSDDAETVGALAAIVRKLRPHVVVSYDPNGGYGHPDHIHAHHVTTAALAAAAEDGSEPGWATPKFYWTVTAGSARRTALEGLRDTDRLPHWTVADAPDAQGVGDFSDDRIDAVIEAAEARAAKVAAMNAHATQITVGPSGRAFALSNNVVQPVLDAEHYVLVAGDPGPRDDRGWETDLLAGLQLDDDGHKVGSC; translated from the coding sequence GTGCATGCGCACCCCGATGACGAAACCCTGACTACCGGGGCGACGATCGCCCATTACGCCGCCCGCGGCGCCGACGTGCGGGTGGTCACCTGCACGCTGGGGGAGGAGGGCGAGGTCATCGGGGACCGTTGGGCGCGTCTGGCGGTGGACGGGGCCGACCAGTTGGGTGGCTATCGGATCGGTGAGCTGACCGCGGCGCTGCAGGCGTTGGGAGTCGGCCCGCCGCAGTTTCTCGGCGGCGCAGGCCGCTGGCGTGACTCGGGGATGACCGGCACGCCGGCGCGGGCGCAGCAGCGGTTCATCGACTCCGACGACGCCGAGACCGTCGGGGCGCTGGCAGCCATCGTCCGTAAGCTACGACCGCACGTGGTCGTCAGCTACGACCCGAACGGCGGGTACGGCCATCCCGACCACATACACGCCCATCACGTCACTACCGCGGCGCTGGCCGCGGCGGCTGAGGACGGCTCCGAACCGGGCTGGGCCACGCCGAAGTTCTACTGGACGGTGACCGCCGGCAGCGCCCGACGAACCGCCCTGGAAGGGCTTCGAGACACCGATCGGCTGCCGCATTGGACGGTGGCCGATGCCCCGGACGCGCAGGGGGTCGGGGACTTCTCCGACGACCGGATCGATGCGGTGATCGAGGCCGCGGAGGCACGCGCGGCCAAGGTGGCAGCCATGAACGCTCACGCCACCCAGATCACCGTCGGGCCCAGCGGCCGGGCGTTCGCGTTGTCGAACAACGTGGTCCAGCCGGTTTTGGACGCCGAGCATTACGTCCTGGTTGCCGGTGATCCCGGTCCGCGAGACGACCGGGGATGGGAAACCGATCTCCTGGCCGGACTTCAGCTCGATGACGACGGTCACAAGGTAGGCTCCTGCTGA
- a CDS encoding bifunctional FO biosynthesis protein CofGH has translation MREIPDAGDARMTNSSALRRVLRRARDGVLLNVEETAIAMTARGSDLADLCASAARVRDAGLVSGGRRGPGGRLPVSYSRKVFIPVTHLCRDTCHYCTFVTVPGVLRAQGKQMYLGPDEILDIARRGAELGCKEALFTLGDRPEDRWPEARQWLDERGYDSTLAYVRAMAILVLEETGLLPHLNPGVMSWSEMSRLKPVAPSMGMMLETTSRRLFETKGLAHYGSPDKDPVVRLRTLADAGRLSIPFTTGLLVGIGETLAERADTLHAIRKVHKEFGHIQEVIVQNFRAKEHTAMAAVPDTGFEDFLATVAATRLVLGPKMRVQAPPNLVSAEECLALIGAGVDDWGGVSPLTPDHVNPERPWPALDDLAAITEQAGYDLVQRLTAQPDYVLAGAAWIDPRVRPHVAALADPDTGLARDINPVGLAWQEPDEVQSAGRVDLHTAIDVDGRATETRSDLGSAFGDWESIREQIHQLAARAPERVDTDVLAALRSAERDPAGCTDAEYLALATADGPAMDAVAALADSLRRDAVGDDVTYVVNRNINFTNICYVGCRFCAFAQRKGDADAFSLSNAEVGERAYEAHLAGATEVCMQGGIDPELPVTGYADLVRAVKARVPSMHVHAFSPMEITNGVSKSGLSIREWLISLREAGLGSIPGTAAEILDDEIRWVLTKGKLPTSMWVEVVSTAHEVGLRSSSTMMYGHIDSPRHWIGHMRVLRGIQDRTGGFTEFVPLPFVHQSSPLYLAGGARPGPSHRDNRAVHALARIMLHGRIPNIQTSWVKLGVERTQVMLNGGANDLGGTLMEETISRMAGSEHGSAKTIAELTSIAAGIGRPARQRSTDYAPLAI, from the coding sequence ATGCGCGAGATTCCGGATGCGGGTGACGCGCGGATGACGAACTCGTCGGCACTGCGCCGCGTACTGCGGCGCGCCCGCGACGGCGTGCTCCTCAATGTCGAGGAAACCGCGATCGCCATGACCGCGCGTGGCAGTGACCTGGCCGACCTGTGTGCGAGCGCCGCCCGGGTCCGAGACGCCGGTTTGGTGTCGGGAGGCCGACGCGGACCGGGCGGACGGCTGCCGGTCAGTTACTCGCGCAAAGTGTTCATCCCGGTCACCCACCTGTGCCGCGACACCTGCCATTACTGCACCTTCGTCACCGTTCCCGGCGTTCTGCGGGCCCAGGGCAAGCAGATGTACCTGGGCCCCGACGAGATCCTCGACATCGCCCGCCGGGGTGCCGAGTTGGGTTGCAAGGAGGCGCTGTTCACGCTGGGCGACCGACCCGAGGATCGCTGGCCCGAGGCGCGGCAGTGGCTCGACGAGCGCGGCTATGACAGCACGCTGGCCTACGTACGGGCGATGGCCATCCTGGTGCTGGAGGAGACCGGCCTGCTGCCGCACCTGAACCCAGGGGTGATGAGCTGGTCGGAGATGTCGCGGCTCAAGCCGGTGGCGCCGTCGATGGGCATGATGCTCGAGACCACGTCTCGGCGGCTGTTCGAGACCAAAGGACTGGCGCACTACGGCAGCCCGGACAAGGACCCGGTGGTGCGCCTGCGCACGCTGGCCGACGCGGGCCGACTCTCGATCCCGTTCACCACCGGCCTATTGGTCGGCATCGGTGAGACGCTCGCCGAGCGTGCCGACACCCTGCACGCGATCCGCAAGGTGCACAAAGAGTTCGGGCACATCCAGGAAGTCATCGTGCAGAATTTCCGGGCCAAGGAGCACACCGCGATGGCGGCGGTGCCCGATACAGGTTTCGAGGACTTCCTGGCTACGGTGGCGGCGACCCGGCTGGTGCTGGGCCCCAAGATGCGGGTGCAGGCACCGCCCAACCTGGTGTCGGCCGAGGAATGCCTGGCGCTGATCGGCGCCGGGGTCGACGACTGGGGCGGGGTGTCGCCGCTGACCCCCGACCACGTCAATCCCGAGCGGCCCTGGCCGGCACTGGACGACCTGGCCGCGATCACCGAACAAGCCGGCTACGACCTGGTGCAGCGGCTTACCGCTCAGCCCGACTACGTGCTGGCCGGTGCGGCGTGGATCGATCCGCGGGTGCGCCCGCACGTGGCGGCGCTGGCCGATCCGGACACCGGCTTGGCCCGCGACATCAATCCGGTCGGGCTGGCCTGGCAGGAGCCCGACGAGGTGCAGTCCGCCGGCCGGGTGGATCTGCACACCGCGATCGACGTCGACGGCCGGGCCACCGAGACGCGCAGTGATCTGGGCAGCGCTTTCGGGGACTGGGAGTCGATCCGCGAGCAGATTCATCAACTGGCGGCTCGTGCGCCCGAACGTGTCGACACCGATGTGCTGGCCGCGCTGCGTTCAGCTGAGCGCGACCCGGCCGGCTGCACCGACGCCGAGTATCTGGCATTGGCCACCGCGGACGGACCGGCTATGGATGCCGTTGCCGCACTGGCCGACTCGCTGCGTCGCGATGCCGTCGGCGACGACGTGACCTACGTGGTCAACCGCAACATCAACTTCACCAACATCTGCTACGTCGGCTGCCGGTTCTGTGCGTTCGCCCAGCGCAAGGGGGACGCCGACGCGTTTTCGCTGTCGAATGCCGAGGTCGGTGAGCGGGCCTACGAGGCGCATCTGGCCGGCGCCACCGAGGTCTGCATGCAGGGCGGCATCGACCCGGAGCTGCCGGTCACCGGTTACGCCGATCTGGTCCGCGCGGTGAAGGCGCGGGTGCCGTCGATGCACGTGCACGCGTTCTCTCCGATGGAGATCACCAATGGGGTGTCCAAGAGCGGCTTGAGCATTCGGGAGTGGCTGATCAGTTTGCGTGAGGCGGGGCTGGGCAGCATTCCGGGCACCGCCGCCGAAATCCTCGACGACGAGATCCGCTGGGTGCTCACCAAAGGCAAGCTGCCGACCTCGATGTGGGTGGAGGTGGTCAGCACCGCGCACGAGGTGGGGCTGCGGTCCAGCTCGACGATGATGTACGGCCACATCGATTCCCCGCGGCACTGGATCGGGCATATGCGGGTGTTGCGCGGCATCCAGGACCGCACCGGCGGTTTCACCGAGTTTGTGCCGTTGCCGTTCGTGCATCAGAGCTCGCCGCTGTACCTGGCCGGCGGGGCGCGGCCTGGCCCGAGTCATCGCGACAACCGTGCGGTACACGCGTTGGCGCGGATCATGTTGCACGGCCGTATCCCCAACATCCAGACCAGCTGGGTCAAGTTGGGTGTGGAGCGCACCCAGGTGATGCTCAACGGTGGAGCTAATGACTTGGGCGGCACGCTGATGGAGGAGACCATCTCGCGGATGGCCGGCTCCGAGCACGGATCGGCCAAGACGATCGCGGAGCTGACGTCGATCGCCGCAGGCATCGGCCGTCCGGCCCGCCAGCGCAGCACCGACTACGCGCCGCTAGCGATCTGA